In Armatimonadota bacterium, one DNA window encodes the following:
- the lysS gene encoding lysine--tRNA ligase, translated as MWVDLLVEEILKARGRGAHVVNDAWSPSGFAHIGSLKGVVLHDAITRGLRERGVDTEFLYGFDDYDPLDAVPPYLDREQFAPYLGVPLASVPAPPPGAASFADFYSRRFIEVYERLGCTPTPYWGSDLYRSGRMNEAIRRVLDRAAEIMEIDREISGSRRAERHPLQVICEACGKIATTLVVGWDGEEVSYECLPEKVTWTRGCGHRGRRSPFDGGAKLIYRVEWAAKWWVLGVTVEGAGKDHFTRGGSHDTASAVVQRIFNYPPPFPIPYEFLLVGGRKMSGSAGRGVLAHEFLEILRPELARFLMVRLHYREQKNFDPGGETIPRLYDEYDRAARAFLGQVDDPELARTYWYARTDGTRPEVARPRFSKVAYLLQIPSVQLEAVVAEEKGGPLTAEDREELAQRVGDARRWLARYAPEAYRFEVQPALPGAAEKLSVRQQEFLAHLAEVAEQAEAWRGEVLHGRIHELKATMGLPPAEAFGAIYLAFLGKTSGPQAGWLLAALDRDFVLRRLREAAGARAGS; from the coding sequence TCGCGCACATCGGGTCGCTCAAAGGCGTCGTCCTGCACGACGCCATCACCCGGGGTCTGCGCGAGCGGGGCGTGGACACGGAGTTCCTCTACGGGTTCGACGACTACGACCCGCTGGATGCGGTGCCGCCCTACCTGGACCGGGAGCAGTTCGCCCCCTACCTGGGCGTGCCCCTGGCCAGCGTCCCCGCGCCACCCCCCGGGGCCGCCAGCTTCGCCGACTTCTACAGCCGCCGTTTCATCGAGGTCTACGAGCGCCTGGGCTGCACCCCGACACCGTACTGGGGGAGCGACCTCTACCGCAGCGGGCGGATGAATGAGGCCATCCGGCGAGTGCTGGACCGGGCGGCGGAGATCATGGAGATCGACCGGGAGATCAGCGGCAGCCGGCGGGCGGAGCGCCACCCCCTGCAGGTGATCTGCGAGGCCTGCGGCAAGATCGCCACCACGCTGGTGGTAGGGTGGGACGGCGAGGAGGTCTCCTACGAGTGCCTGCCGGAGAAGGTCACCTGGACCCGGGGCTGCGGCCACCGCGGGCGGCGCTCCCCCTTCGACGGAGGGGCGAAGCTCATCTACCGCGTGGAGTGGGCGGCCAAGTGGTGGGTGCTGGGGGTGACGGTGGAGGGGGCGGGGAAGGACCACTTCACCCGCGGCGGCTCCCACGACACCGCCAGCGCCGTGGTGCAGCGTATCTTCAACTACCCCCCGCCGTTCCCCATCCCCTACGAGTTTCTGCTGGTGGGCGGCAGGAAGATGAGCGGCTCCGCGGGGCGCGGAGTGCTGGCCCACGAGTTCCTGGAGATCCTCCGTCCGGAGCTGGCGCGCTTCCTGATGGTCCGCCTGCACTACCGGGAGCAAAAGAACTTCGACCCGGGGGGCGAGACCATCCCCCGGCTCTACGACGAGTACGACCGAGCGGCCCGGGCCTTCCTCGGCCAGGTGGACGATCCGGAACTGGCCCGCACCTACTGGTACGCCCGCACCGACGGGACGCGGCCGGAGGTGGCCCGGCCCCGCTTCAGCAAGGTGGCCTACCTTTTGCAGATCCCCTCGGTGCAGCTCGAGGCTGTGGTGGCCGAGGAGAAGGGAGGTCCCTTGACCGCCGAGGACAGGGAGGAGCTGGCGCAGCGGGTGGGCGACGCCCGCCGCTGGCTGGCCCGCTACGCGCCGGAGGCCTACAGGTTCGAGGTGCAGCCGGCCCTGCCGGGGGCGGCCGAGAAGCTGTCGGTGCGGCAACAGGAGTTCCTGGCCCATCTGGCGGAGGTGGCGGAGCAGGCGGAGGCCTGGCGGGGTGAGGTGCTGCACGGACGGATCCACGAGCTGAAGGCGACCATGGGACTGCCCCCCGCCGAGGCCTTCGGCGCCATCTACCTGGCCTTCCTGGGAAAGACCAGTGGCCCCCAGGCGGGGTGGCTGCTGGCGGCGCTGGACCGCGACTTCGTCCTGCGGCGCCTGCGGGAAGCTGCTGGGGCGAGGGCAGGGTCTTGA
- a CDS encoding D-2-hydroxyacid dehydrogenase → MSGGERGAVNAPLRILVVADVGERHLQMIREAAPGALVEQTVERAQVVRLAREADVIVGWNVPREAVQQAKRLRWIHSTAAGVDQLLHPEVVEGEVLVTDSSGIHAEPITEHVLAVMLAFARRLPVAIRNQAARRWDRRAALGEELWGKTAGILGLGSIGREVAARCKAFGMSVIGTRRTPQEVPGVDRVYPPEGLDEVLAASDYLVIVLPLTARTRGLIGARELALMKPDAYLINVARGPIVQEAALVEALRAGRLRGAALDVFEQEPLPQDSPLWELEQVILTPHVSGAAPDYYDRALPLLCENLRRFQAGMPLLNVVDKDQGY, encoded by the coding sequence GTGAGCGGAGGCGAACGCGGGGCGGTGAACGCACCGCTGCGCATCCTGGTGGTGGCGGACGTGGGCGAGCGCCACCTGCAGATGATCCGGGAGGCTGCGCCGGGGGCCCTGGTGGAGCAGACCGTGGAGCGGGCGCAGGTGGTCCGCCTGGCCCGGGAGGCGGACGTGATCGTGGGGTGGAACGTGCCGCGGGAGGCGGTGCAGCAGGCGAAGCGCCTCCGCTGGATCCACTCCACCGCCGCGGGGGTGGACCAGCTCCTCCACCCGGAGGTGGTGGAAGGGGAGGTGCTTGTCACCGACAGCAGCGGCATCCACGCCGAGCCCATCACCGAGCACGTCCTGGCGGTGATGCTGGCCTTCGCCCGCCGGCTGCCGGTGGCCATCCGCAACCAGGCCGCCCGCCGCTGGGACCGGCGCGCGGCGCTGGGCGAGGAGCTGTGGGGGAAGACCGCCGGCATCCTGGGGCTGGGGAGCATCGGCCGGGAGGTGGCCGCCCGCTGCAAGGCCTTCGGCATGAGCGTGATCGGCACCAGGCGCACGCCGCAGGAGGTGCCGGGGGTCGACCGGGTCTACCCGCCGGAGGGCCTGGACGAGGTGCTGGCAGCCTCCGACTACCTGGTGATCGTCCTGCCGCTGACGGCGCGGACGCGGGGGCTGATCGGGGCGCGGGAACTGGCCCTGATGAAACCCGACGCCTACCTGATCAACGTGGCCCGGGGACCCATCGTGCAGGAGGCGGCGCTGGTGGAGGCGCTGCGCGCGGGAAGGCTGCGCGGGGCGGCGCTGGACGTCTTCGAGCAGGAGCCGCTGCCGCAGGACAGCCCTCTGTGGGAGCTGGAGCAGGTCATCCTCACCCCGCATGTTTCCGGCGCGGCACCGGACTACTACGACCGGGCGCTGCCGCTGTTGTGCGAGAACCTGCGTCGCTTCCAGGCGGGGATGCCCCTGCTGAACGTGGTGGACAAAGATCAGGGCTACTGA